gtctgaacggtcatgtggcattttatccgtcttttacgtcacTCTCCTGGCTCCAGCTACTCAtcaacacacagcagcagcagctagcgcGCCGCTAACGACCGTgtttaatagctgtgctgctttcttcttaccttacttcaTCTTGCTGTGATGTGGcattaatattgtcggctcccgtTGCGCAAAACCTGTCTAAGAAACATCAGCCGGTAGTtttgatttatgtttattttttttacgaaactttattgaacacgtccagaaacaattacattcaccattacatCCGTAAACGGCGCGCTGCTTTAAGACGTTTCCTTCTGTCATCGGCGCATGTGGGTTGCTTTGGGGTCTTGAACCACATTTAATAGTAGCATGAACAGccacctaaaaaagaaaaaaatcagatttcagcaaaagattggaattgagcatcaagatctgcagtgtgaatgtagccttagATCCCAGGTGTGGGCACAAACGACACTGAAGGTCCATCTGAATGCCGATATTTAGATAAATTAGTGGAGTTTTAATGCCTAGCACCTGAATTATTAAAGCCAAGAAGATATAGCATCCAAGCAGTGCTTGCAGTTGAGATGACAATTGTAATTTAGTATATCAGGCAGCTCTCTTCAGGTCTTCTGGAGATGCTTTTAATCGAACAGTAAAGGAAATATCAAAGTATAAAAAGTTGAAAGGATGAGATGGACAGGTGTCCGTCTCAAACAAATGAGACCGTTCAATGTGGACCAGCTGggactccaaaaaaaaaaaaatcgccaaCTTGGAGGTTAACTGCAGGAAACGATCAATACAGAGATTCATacatgtttctctttttatctTTATGGATGAGTAAACCTTCATACTAATTTTCAAAGAGATGGGTGctgatttgtttattatatttgtggttatattttacattttatggtTATTTAGCAGCAGATACAGTGGACACAATTAAACCCCCTGATTTATATATACAGGTTTTTTATGAGAAATatttgtgaattaaaaaaaattgtcaccCTTTATTCACAGCATTCAGCCAGGAAATGGGCATAGAGAGAAGTGAAGAAGGCATGAAGTGAATGGACCTATGTATCAGGGACTGAGGCCTCCCTGTGTTGGGGGCGCCTGCTCTACAGCTTCAGTATCAGAGAgattaattttgtgtttttgagcTCCATATTGTATTATAATATGGTGAAAAACACAATCGAATcaatgactgtccactgtggctctacacttgttcaggaggagtgaatgctgcttgtcaagacttgatgcaatctactgggtttccttagataggaaacttttttgaccaatctggataatctgattcaatttgactttgagatgacatgtttcatgtattggcgctatataaataaaattgaattgaatataaggGAAGTTATTTTGACAAAGGAGCCCAAACATGGATATGGTGaagatcttttctttttaatgtaaagGCAAAACCAACAAATATTCAGAAACAGGAAACATGGCCTTAAACTCTAAATGGTGTTGTCTCCATTGAAGATATGCACTGTCCTAAAAGAGAGCACATGTGTTTGACCCTCTAATAGTCCCAATGTAATGTACTAGCTAATAATATgtccatttgtttttaaaaaaaaagaaaacacacacctCCAACTTTaccttttttgttaaaacagaaaaacacaatagGGAATTCTTTCAGATCATCTAATCGTGGTGTTTCTTTCATAAATCCTAACGACACACCGTAGAGCCAGATTGGTCAAAGGAAGGACCAGCCAgctttaaagctgctgattAATGTTTGCTAATCGGTCAAATCGGAGAAGTGGCCTTATAGGCGTGTTGGAAacttactttgtttttgctgctcCCCTCCAGAAATGTGTCTGATCAGCATTCCAGCTGTCAGCTTTTCTCTGACCTTTTTCACCGTCGTTACTACTTTCTGATACTCCTTCGGGTCTTTGACCATGTGGAGTTTCAGGCTGAGAGGTTTAAAGAGCTGCTTAAACAGAACAAAGGTCTGACGCCTCCGTCAATAGTCCGAAACTTGGGAGCCAGACGCACCCGCATGTCGGATATCCTCATATTCTGACTCactgtgtttatgtttttataaacGTAACGGGCTTCGTCATTGTTTTTGAATGCAGCATGACCTCATAATCAGGTGTCCGTTTGGCCATTGTTCTCCGAACACAAAGATTCAGCAGCCACCCATAAAAACCGCTGCTGTCAGTCTTATGATGTCAACGTTTACCTTCAGTCCTGTGAGAGTGAGGGAGCGAAGCCGTTTAGTCTGCGACTTCTCCCGCCCCGTAGTGCTTCCCAGACGGATTTACTCAGGAATTTTGGCCCGCGAAGTGCTCCGGCAGGTTCCACCGGCCTCCGCTTTAATTTGCTGCGCTGCTGGAGGAATAGCTGTGAACTTGTAGTTACTCCCTCAGCTGATTCGAGGTTTTGGAGACGGTGGCGTTCGCTGCTGTCAAGGAAAACGGCAGCAATGTCGGTCACGGTTTTACATCTCCGATCAGATGAGCCCTCAGAAGCCTTGTGGCTGCAGCCATGTTTGTGCTGCTTGGCTGAATTTGCTGAATGGCTCGTCctggttctgtgtgtgtgtgtgtgtgtgtgtgtgtgtgtgtgtgggccaCCATGCCCCTGTggaatattttaatgttttagtcTACCGCATAAGCTTTGGTTTTGGCACCGGCACAAACACGGTGACTGTGATTGAGACGCATTCCCCTTACTGTGTCCCTGcggagatataaaaaaaagtgtacacTACAAGAAAACTGTTGGACTGATTTCCTAGATGCAAGCAGGAGATGTATGGTGGTGGAAAACAATCCGTTTTACAGTTTGAAGAGCAAAATGTTGACATCTTACACAGATTACGTACGACATTGGGACCCTGGTCATCTTACCTGTGAGTGGGTGGAATATGCATGGCGGCAAGTGAACATTTGTCCCTTTAAGTTTGTGTTGAAGCTTAGGGATTTAAGCAAATGGGGGAGTTAGGTTCTGATGAGTAGCCGACTGGGTCAGAGTATCTCCTGAACTGTAGACCTTCTGGGGCGTTTCCAGTCTGCTGTGGTCATTATCAGTCAAAAAGCGTTGAAAGAAGACACAGTTATGAAGAAGGGATCGGGTCACAGGCGTCTGAACCAACGCGCTTTGAGTTGTACGCTCGTTCTGCTAATTCCCCACAGGTCAGTCCAGTCATGCATTTAAGGGATATTCTGGACAAACAGGATTGATCCGAGGCCCCACCACACAATGTACAGGACTTAAAGGATCTGCTGCTAATGAGCATCTTGGGACCAGAATCCACAGCAAATCTTTAGAGGGCTGTCTGAGTCCATGCTGTGATGGATCGGGGCTGTTTTATCGAAACAAAACTAGGACAAACCCACTATCAGACAGGTGTTTATAATGTTATGCCTGTTTGTCaagggagaagggcgaaaacatggtttccaccaacaaaagccttcagaggcgttctctgatgttcttttaatgaaacaatattagggaGATTGGAcgacacggaagaaatagcagcatcaatgttaacgcttgcttcttcgacgagccgccattgctatcaaaacattttcacgtcacggtcgcttctccactacgtcacatctatgaaactccagccctgcgcctgattggctagacaataaaattggttggagaaatcactttctatgggagaggtcccagatggatgtaagtggagctaggctgagcgaaatccatatggctagagtcaggttaggattCCGGAGCTCCATCAGCAGTCATTATCTTACCTACAGCCATCTAAAGGTCTTATGGTTTGTGTTCTACCTTAAAGCAGCattgtgtaagttttgacccaagtattagcttaatttgtgattataatgatttttttcaggTCAGTGTGGACGAAGAGTAAAGAGGCTGACCTTCTCAGAAActcgcctatgtaacttgagaggtgcAGATCCATCGCTGAATGGTTCATGTAACCTAGAGCGCTGCTttacggcagtctgagctccctTTAAAcatgcttctacttttctcatcctcGAGTCAAAGTTTGTCACATCCATGGctattatttaaaaattcaGTGAACATGGTTCACAAACCTGCATGTCAGCTCTCCTTTGTTGTAAttcctgcagcctttcataaTTGGATGATTGAGCCTGTTGACTGCCCTGTCCTTCGTGGCCGCTggagctccccctccctctccctctccccccgTCTCTGTCTCATCCTGTCCTTTTCCATTTCAATTGGAGATTTCGAGtataatctagaggggtgaacacagccttgtctttacaagttaTTTAGACGTCTTCttaatctgctggtccaaagtggtctgctatcagatttcaAAACGGaggctgtttaattttgcaacaaTGCAGTGTTGCAGATGACCTTCagccccctagtggctaaacgCTACACGACGCTGCTTTaatctccatctttctttcttctctctttAGTGCAAGTGACCCCTCCACGCTGCCGTCATGGCCCTGGTTCAGGCTCTGCCCACATCTGCTGAGCCCCACGCCCCCAGCCACAGTGGAGGAGCTCGCCGACGACACCGCTCAGGCCCTTCACCCCCCATCAACCTGCCACCGCCCGCTCTGGACCCAACGGGCTCTGTCAGCAGCCTCATCAGCGCACGTTCCAATCCCTACCACGATCACCGCTCTGCTGTAGAGCTGGGGGGCCGAGTGCGACGACCCACGCCGGGGGCCTCCTGCCTAGGCTCAGAGTCACCCAGGGAGCCGCCTCTGCAGAATGTCCCAGCCATGAAGAAACAGAGCTCCGCAACGTCTAGCAGGGGATTGGAGAAGGAAAGGGCGAACGGAAACTATACTTATATAAATCAGGACTATGTGGGGGACTGGAACGACAACCACGTTAGACCCGCgagcctggaaagtgagctgGAAGAGACCAAAGAAGGACTGGGCATGAACGGGAACGTGGGGGGACCTCCTCCGAGACTGATCCCAGTGTCAGGAAAACTGGAAAAGGTGAGCGCTTACTGATAAGTCCCAGACACATTTCAGTCAGGAAGTAACACGTTTTCTCAGTGGTTCTgggaaacctaaaaaaaaattatgtttttagatGTAATTAAGCTTTGGTTGGTTAGCAGCATGATGGCGATACGGTTTTAAATAAACCGAAGTTTTCTGTCCAGATACCTTTTTAAATGAGATGAGTGATCTGAGTTCACAGACATGTATAGTTGACAGCCGTTATatagcaacaggtgggggaggggtaacctgactccgccagatggatttgctccgcatatccatctggaaaccttcagttgaagtaattttgggaaggggcgaaaatactggttagctgattggcctatgttggtgatagacgggccaaataaaccaatcagatcaacgaagcatatgacgtactaacagcgacgacgaaaacacaaccacaagctcttgctgAAACTAGTCggaagaagagcaaaaacatcttttcttctaagaaaagcctccagagcaatGTTTCGCTCTtgtttcagtgaagaaatactctgtaattccgataaaacttgctcgatagccacgctaacgctagtttaatcggctgaagccgccatgttctttagactgaactgtcgcgcttcccgttgcgtcacacctcaacccgcctcaaagccaacgctgattggacgttcgtttggtgaacggctccaaattttctttaatggaaagtagccagactgatctgcgagtgaagatcaggatggtctcacgaggctaggggAGGGGGGCTGCATTGACTAATTTTGTTATATAcaccaggataaaaaaaactgggcTACTCTTTTATGGGGATCTCAAGACGTATCTGCCGAATGATGAAACATTTCCTCGGTGTTGAaacataaactttttaaaaccttggtgTACCCTCACACCAGTAACTGACCCGTGGCCAGTATCCTTTGGATTTAATGCAATAAGTTATACATGTGTCCTCCTTGACCTTCCTACACTTGTGTTTCAAACTCTACCAGAACATGGAGAAAACCGTGCTGCGCCCCACCGCCTTCAAACccgtcattcccaagagccgcTCCGCCATGCAGTATCTCTCCCCTCGCCACGGTGCCAATGTCCCCGAAAGCCAAAACAACCTGAACCTGCTCAGCCCCGCCCACAGGGAGGTGTCGCCGTCCTGCTCTGAGAAACGCAGCTCCTACAGCGGGGGGCGCAACgccagcagcggcagcagccaGTCCTGCTCGTTGTCCGACTCGGGCCGCAACTCCCTCTCCAGCCTGCCGCCTTACAACGGCACCGCCTACAGTCTGTCTTCAGCCGAGGGCCCCGCGGGTCACCCGGAGGCCGCAAAGAGCGTCCCGTCGGTCGGCGCACACGGACACTCCAACTCGGACAGCGGCCGCTCCTCCTCCAGTAAGAGCACGGGCTCCGGCTCCATAAGTGGGCGGGGCCAGCTGCTGTCGGACAGCGGCTCCGGCGGGCGGTCTCCAGGCCCCGTGGAGGGCTACGAAGGCGTGGTGAGGGACCTGGAGGACAAGCTGAGGGAGAGGGAGCTGGAGCTGCAGCAACTCAAAGACAACCTGGACGACAACGAAGCTGCAATCTGTCAGGTCTGTATAAATCCAAACTCCTCTTCCAGTGATGCATCGTAAGCtctgtcctctttttttttttaacgtttttttaaaatgcaatccTGTTGTCGTCTTGCAGGTTTATGAGGAGAAGCAGAAGCGCTTTGAGTTGGAGCTGGAGGAGCTGAGGCAGAGCTgtgccaccaggatgcaggtggCGTCTCAGAAGGCCCAGCGTGCGCAACAGGTGCTACAGCTGCAGGTCTGAACTTCTGAGGCAAACCAGAAGTTTTCTCTGTCAATAATATGCAGTAGACCACCCAAAGAAGGGAAAATATTCAATAACAggatctacactgcaaaaactgatctaaaaatattcttaaaattagtgtttatgtccttgatttgagtaggtaaataagattatctgccaatggaatgagtattttcacccctaaaataagataattagatatactgcacttgaaataagatgagtggttcctattttaagtgcaaaaatcttattctgttggcagattatcttatttacctgctcaaatctagaaaaaaaacacaaattttaagaacattttacttatttttagttccgtttttgcagtgtaaacgcTATAAAGTGGAAAACACCACCTAAAACCTTGTTTTCTAAGCAAAGCTGGCAAAAGGAGACAAACTTTTCTCACAATAACACTCCAGAATAGTCAGCATGTGTTGAACGTTGGATAtgcggctaaaaaaaaaattaaaggaccAGTTTTCAATCAGAGGATATTAAAAAGTCAGTCAAACTGgaatattgatctggtcagttcagcAGCGGAGGGGGTTGTCAGTCAGTGTCGGCTGTTGTGGTGCtgatgaaatgaaataaaaaacaggcaCACAAAGGGGCAACAATGAGACGACCACAAACCAGGAACCACAGACATTACGTCCCTCCTTTGTCGCACTGCTTTTCAGTAGATTTCCACTTGAAATGTCCTCTCATCAGGAGCACATACCGACGTTTTCAGGCATGCAGACAAGCATATGGGGGGGCATACAGACTACTGAGGACCTTGTTGAGGTGCTGtaatgacatttcagcaaactgGACCAGCCTGCAGCATCAGTTTCttagtttcactttctctgtgactttgGATTAAGCCCTCTGTGGGTCGATAATCTTCATCAATTTAATAATTTGATGATGTTTTtccctaacctgactctcgccagatgtatgtcgctcccCCTAGCTTCACTTACAtgcatctgggacatctcccatagagagtgatttcctcaaccaattttattgtccagccaatcaggatgcagggctggagtttcatagatgtgacgtagtggagaagcgaccgtgacgtgagactattttgattcagatagcaatggcggctcgcatcgaagaagcaagcgttaacattgatgctgctatttcttccgtgttgtccaatctacctaatattgtttcattaaaagaacatcagagaacgcctctgaaggcttttgttggtggaaacgatgttttcgcccttctcccgaccggatttggcaggatcgactccgacccgcggcgcattgccgcctgtcttcccccctcttcctttcagctcactgtcaacatacatctggcgagagtcaggttcgTTTTTCCCCATTTATGAGTCAAATGGAAATAAATACCAAAAGACAAATTTCAGTCATGAGTGCatctccacaaaaaaaaatctgtttacttTAAACCCTTACGGTTGTATGAGCTTAAAACACGCAGTAGAAACATTCGTTAAAACACACAAGCAGAGTGAATTAAACAAACATGGGCCCATAGTCTTGTCTAAACAGTTcctcaaatatttatttagggCGAAATGTAGCGGTCTAACTTaaagagcgcattcagctgctTAAAAAACgtagtggcttttttttttttttttttactctgatctTCCTCTGGCATTCACACATTGCGCTGTGCTCCGGTGTTTAACTAAGGAAACCTTTTttgtcctctttctttcaccttttctccttttttttctcttctaccttcttgttttagtgtccataaAACacgaaatattccctgcataaattaatAAAGCTACttttatataaatcaagtggagcactacgacgaaagcagtaaggctccacttgtgaaagtaataTATATTGggttctttttggcattaagacaacaattcttattgccatgttgccagacaggacactatttaaaaaagaaacaaaacaaaacaaaaaaaggaaccCTGCTGAGCATCCAAATCCTCCGTTTATCATTGACCAACATCGACTCGTCCCAAACTTTAATGGCCCCCAGGTCTTTGagatcttaaaaataaaatgtactgaAGGACAAACACCAGGAACGATCCGACCAATCAGGGTCGCTACTCCGAACGCGCAGTGTTGTGGattaaaaagtatattttgttAGAACATTCAAGAAATCATGACGGAAAGTTTAGCATCCTAAAGGGAAGATAAAGATTAGGTTTAAGAGTGGGTGGTCTCATATTTAAACTAATAAAAGTACAATGTCATAACCTCAGTGTTCTTCCAAATTTTTAGTAATGtttattctttgtttatttaggATCGGCTGTTTAGGCCAAACGTGAAACTGTCGGACGTTTCGAAGAACTCTGCGATacatatttcagtttatttttcctttttctcaatGCAATGTTTTCTGCTCTTTAAGGTTTATCAGCTCCAGCAGGAAAAGAAGAAGCTGCAGGAGGACTTTGCTCAGCTTTTAAAGGAGAGGGAGCAGCTAGAGGAGCGCTGCTCCTCCTATGAGCACGAGAAGATCCAGCTGGGGCCGCGGCTGGAGGAGACCAAGTGGGAAGTAAGCAGACGTGACTCGGTCATTTTGAAGCGAGGAGGAATAAAATCCTCACGGTGGGCTCGACAATTAAACTGAGAAGAGTTGTTTTAGTATTGGTCATCGGATCCTTTTAGACGTGATGAAGAAATGTAGATGTGTGAATGTTGGGGCACATTTAAGACTTTTATAGGCAGCGGTCTTCAGATTTACtgcctcccttttttttttttttgctgctgcatCATCATATAACATAAACATACGTTGGTATACTAATTCAGTGGGAGAAAAACACAGTTTTGAGAAATATTTATTACAAACATCACTAATGCCACAATTATTGGCACGTCTGAACATTCGTATTTATCAACTAAATGTAACCGAGCCATCTTTATAATGATGCACCGAGGATTTTCCCGCCTCATTTCTTTgagctctttttgttttttaacttcagaTTTTAACTAATTGCATCCAAAGAAAGCGGACACAGcaattgtctgtttttgttgcgACAGTATGTCtgaaaacgaaaaaaaaaaatacaaccaattttttttcttcttttagcatttttaaaagcagaaaatggatttaaaatatttttaattcattttaactatttaaaacagttttaacctcttatctttgtattttagcttgtctgtgttttacttgaCTGTTTTAATCTCACTATTatttgtgtacagcactttgttataaagtgcttcataaataaaagggACATGGTATTTGCGTGCAAACTTCATATTCTAGAACTTGTGGTGGTAGGAAAAAGTTTAAATCGAGGAGGagtaattttattcatttttatgcaCAATAATCAACGGTGcttactagggctgaacaattaatcgcattttcaatataatagcgatttaaaaaaatgcaatttccaaattgcagagtctgcaatttttggctatgtaacaattagggaattagacacgtccattaggtgttggtaaaatgtttaaagtgggtttgcctccacatggaagggaagagagttgcagcagtgagataatatatttttattacttgttttagagtttatataatcatacatagcattaagtacaggtcattcagtttaatacatagacttgtttgttggttgcactttatgttcaacaaggattgatgtccaaatcaactaaaagcttttctcttgaataatattctgattaatagaaacattaaaagttcttgttttgaatagtccttgttcacaaacgtctttatttagaggctatttttgttgcttgtggttaacgcagacaaaagtcaaaattgcaattttggttgaaatatatcgtaggcagaacgcgatcatttctgctctgagtttagatgctgcgggtcttttagcaactaatctgcacagcgaggaaacaaaatgatttgttgtttgtatatgtttaaaaagacatgataaattaaactggaaaaaaaacaatcgcattaaatcgcaatattaagaaaaaaaaatcgcaattagattattttccaaaatcgttcagccctagtgctTACTGAATGCCATACAGTATTGTACTGCTTTAAATTGAACATTGCAGCACTCATTGTGCCATTAGGAGTTGATTGACGACTAAAATCAGAAAGCTTATTGGCAGACACTGGGATGTTGGCAGAGAAATTGGAAGTTGttctataaaaatattttcttttgccCCAAAGACTGCATATCAGCTACGTTGTCTTCTCTCAGGTGTGCCAGAAGTCGGGGGAGATCTCCCTGCtgaagcagcagctgaaggaggtgCAGAGCGAGTTGGCTCAGCGTGTGGGCGAGATCGTCTCCCTGCGGGGTCAGCTCAGAGAGACGCGCGGCGAGCTCACCAACACCCAGGTGCTGCTCCAGGAGGCCCACGGCACGACCCGCACAAGGACCATGGAGCTGGAGGTGTGCGAGAACGAGCTGCAGCGTCGAAAGAGCGAGTCTGAACTGCTGAGGGAGAAGGTGGGGCGCCTGGAGGGAGAGCTGGCTCACCTCAGAGACACCTTGGCCACCCAGGCGGCGGGAAACAGACAATGTCAGGTGTTCCAGGAAGCAGAGGATCATCTGCTCGCCTACGAGAGCGACGAGGCGAAGGCCCGGCGGCAGAGCGCCGCCGAGGCGCTGCAGAGCATGTCGGCGCAGATGGAAGGGCTGAAGTCCGAGTTGGCCTTCGAGCGCAAGAAGGTGGAGCAGCAGGCAGGAGGGTTCGAGGAGGAGCGTCGGATATGGCAGGAGGAGAAGGACAAAGTGATCCGCTACCAAAAGCAGCTGCAGGAGAACTATGTGCAGATGTACCGCAGGAACAgagagctggagcagctcctgCAGGAGCTCAGCCTGGAactggagagcagagaggaggacgAGGGCAGCGGTAACGAGATCAATTTTGACGAGATTGCAGCAACAGAAATCTGATCCtctatgttctttttttttttttatttgcactaCATTTAACTCACCGGCTCCCCCCCCAGAAGCAATATCTTGTGTTCTTCATGTGACTAACAACCAGACAAGTGTCTCCACACTTCAGCTGTGACCGTTGTCGCACTGCTGACCTTTAAATGTCATTAATCAGTTCCTCCGCTCCTCCGTTATTGGCTGCCATTGCACTGACGAGACGTCCGAGTCCTGGTGACTTTTCACACCTTTAGGAGTTTATGTGCGCGAGTAACTTCGGTCAACCTTCACCACCACcaccgtcctcctcctcctgtcctgGTTTGGGCTAAAGTGTCCCTGCTGGGTTTATCGTTGCACTCCCACTCTCTGTCCACAGTTTCACTGGTACAGTAAATGTGCCAACCACACATTCATTGTGTCATGCTAAGAGTTGGTCCATCTGAGTTAGGTGTTAATGTCATGGATGAACTCAATAGACTTCTGATCTCTATTCAACTCAGCAGAGCAGAAATGGGTTTTCATGTGAGCCTTAAATTCACGTTTTGGCTATTCATGGAGAAACAAATGAGCAgcaatggcattttttttaaataccacaACTCATGTTGTGCCCCCTTCCAATGAAACTTTTTATAGTTAGGATTTTTCAAAGTGGGGTTCTACATGTTAGGTAATGAGCAGTCAGtatctttttgtttaaatgcagaCCAAAGCCAATTTCCAACACCATAAAACTATTGCAACTTGTATTTAGGAACAATTCTACAAAAAACGCTTTGAAACTAGCCTGCACCAATGACTTCCCatgtcaaaagttcagtttaagTGGTTTATGTAGCACCTAATCACTGTCATGTAAGGGCTCTACGAGGCAAACTGGACCCCAAATATTCTCCAGATAAAAATCTAGATTTCATTGAAATCAATcctgttcagttcagtttaaatAGTCATAATGGAaccaaattcagtttatttaaagccAGTCGGTAAAGTAGGTAAGCCTAATTACATCTagtcactgactttgcagcaatccccc
Above is a genomic segment from Fundulus heteroclitus isolate FHET01 chromosome 10, MU-UCD_Fhet_4.1, whole genome shotgun sequence containing:
- the LOC105937900 gene encoding leucine zipper putative tumor suppressor 2 homolog isoform X1, producing the protein MALVQALPTSAEPHAPSHSGGARRRHRSGPSPPINLPPPALDPTGSVSSLISARSNPYHDHRSAVELGGRVRRPTPGASCLGSESPREPPLQNVPAMKKQSSATSSRGLEKERANGNYTYINQDYVGDWNDNHVRPASLESELEETKEGLGMNGNVGGPPPRLIPVSGKLEKNMEKTVLRPTAFKPVIPKSRSAMQYLSPRHGANVPESQNNLNLLSPAHREVSPSCSEKRSSYSGGRNASSGSSQSCSLSDSGRNSLSSLPPYNGTAYSLSSAEGPAGHPEAAKSVPSVGAHGHSNSDSGRSSSSKSTGSGSISGRGQLLSDSGSGGRSPGPVEGYEGVVRDLEDKLRERELELQQLKDNLDDNEAAICQVYEEKQKRFELELEELRQSCATRMQVASQKAQRAQQVLQLQVYQLQQEKKKLQEDFAQLLKEREQLEERCSSYEHEKIQLGPRLEETKWEVCQKSGEISLLKQQLKEVQSELAQRVGEIVSLRGQLRETRGELTNTQVLLQEAHGTTRTRTMELEVCENELQRRKSESELLREKVGRLEGELAHLRDTLATQAAGNRQCQVFQEAEDHLLAYESDEAKARRQSAAEALQSMSAQMEGLKSELAFERKKVEQQAGGFEEERRIWQEEKDKVIRYQKQLQENYVQMYRRNRELEQLLQELSLELESREEDEGSGNEINFDEIAATEI
- the LOC105937900 gene encoding leucine zipper putative tumor suppressor 2 homolog isoform X2 yields the protein MALVQALPTSAEPHAPSHSGGARRRHRSGPSPPINLPPPALDPTGSVSSLISARSNPYHDHRSAVELGGRVRRPTPGASCLGSESPREPPLQNVPAMKKQSSATSSRGLEKERANGNYTYINQDYVGDWNDNHVRPASLESELEETKEGLGMNGNVGGPPPRLIPVSGKLEKNMEKTVLRPTAFKPVIPKSRSAMQYLSPRHGANVPESQNNLNLLSPAHREVSPSCSEKRSSYSGGRNASSGSSQSCSLSDSGRNSLSSLPPYNGTAYSLSSAEGPAGHPEAAKSVPSVGAHGHSNSDSGRSSSSKSTGSGSISGRGQLLSDSGSGGRSPGPVEGYEGVVRDLEDKLRERELELQQLKDNLDDNEAAICQVYEEKQKRFELELEELRQSCATRMQVASQKAQRAQQVYQLQQEKKKLQEDFAQLLKEREQLEERCSSYEHEKIQLGPRLEETKWEVCQKSGEISLLKQQLKEVQSELAQRVGEIVSLRGQLRETRGELTNTQVLLQEAHGTTRTRTMELEVCENELQRRKSESELLREKVGRLEGELAHLRDTLATQAAGNRQCQVFQEAEDHLLAYESDEAKARRQSAAEALQSMSAQMEGLKSELAFERKKVEQQAGGFEEERRIWQEEKDKVIRYQKQLQENYVQMYRRNRELEQLLQELSLELESREEDEGSGNEINFDEIAATEI